A genomic segment from Alteribacillus bidgolensis encodes:
- a CDS encoding ABC transporter ATP-binding protein: MKNKNAVPNRADKGRFRYSQDQIIDKAFNWEQIRRLLHYMKPYSKKLLPMAVIAMLAATSVRLAAPVLIGYTIDEAIQPGDWNLLMGITIFIASMYALAWVANTFRIKWINQMGQYVIYDLRRDLFNHLQKLSHRFFDQRSAGSILVRVTNDINSLQELFTNGVINLLMDIVMLVGIISILFVLSPELTIAIMIVLPIMFYISTNLRRKIRRSWQTVRLKQSTLNSHLNESIQGIRVTQSYTQEKENMDYFTDLNTDNYEAWEQATRKSAMFRPLVELSNAAGTAILIWYGIYLINAESITIGEFVAFATFLGMFWEPISRLGQIYNQLLMAMASSERIFEYMDEKPSVPEKPNAKELKAIKGDIRLESVAFSYDEKRTALHKIDLHMKPGQTFALVGHTGSGKTTIVNLISRFYDPTKGRVLVDGDDLRNVTLDSLRSQVSMVLQDTFIFSGTIMENIRFGHPNAIDEEVKKAAYHVGADGFIRALKNGYETEVEERGNVLSVGERQLISFARALLADPRILILDEATASIDTETEQIIQSALKKLLEGRTAIMIAHRLSTIREADEIVVLDHGRIMEQGSHHELMKQGGEYYRLVRAQFNVLDAG; this comes from the coding sequence ATGAAAAATAAGAATGCGGTTCCTAATCGGGCAGATAAAGGGCGGTTTCGCTATTCACAGGACCAAATCATTGATAAGGCATTTAACTGGGAGCAAATCCGACGTCTGCTTCATTATATGAAGCCTTACTCAAAAAAACTGCTGCCAATGGCCGTGATTGCTATGCTGGCTGCAACTTCAGTAAGGCTCGCTGCTCCTGTACTCATCGGGTATACGATCGATGAAGCGATTCAGCCTGGAGACTGGAATTTGCTAATGGGCATTACTATATTTATCGCTTCTATGTATGCTTTAGCCTGGGTAGCTAATACGTTTCGTATCAAATGGATTAATCAAATGGGACAGTATGTCATTTATGACTTGCGGAGGGATTTGTTTAATCATTTGCAAAAGCTCTCCCACCGTTTTTTTGATCAAAGGTCGGCAGGGTCTATTCTCGTAAGAGTGACAAACGATATCAATTCGCTGCAAGAGCTGTTTACAAACGGTGTGATTAACTTATTAATGGATATCGTTATGCTTGTCGGTATTATTTCTATCTTATTTGTACTAAGCCCTGAATTAACAATTGCGATTATGATTGTACTTCCTATCATGTTTTACATTTCTACTAACTTACGCCGCAAAATAAGACGGTCTTGGCAGACAGTAAGGCTTAAACAATCCACGTTAAATTCTCATTTAAACGAAAGCATTCAAGGAATTAGAGTAACACAGTCTTACACGCAGGAAAAAGAAAATATGGATTACTTTACTGATTTGAATACGGATAACTATGAAGCATGGGAGCAGGCGACGCGAAAGAGTGCGATGTTTCGCCCGCTCGTTGAATTATCCAATGCCGCGGGGACTGCTATTCTCATATGGTATGGTATTTATCTTATAAATGCCGAGTCCATCACAATAGGAGAGTTTGTAGCATTCGCTACATTTTTAGGCATGTTTTGGGAACCGATTTCTCGTCTAGGCCAGATTTATAATCAGTTGTTAATGGCGATGGCTTCTTCAGAGCGGATCTTTGAATATATGGATGAAAAACCTTCCGTACCTGAAAAACCTAATGCTAAAGAGTTAAAAGCAATAAAAGGAGATATTCGATTAGAGAGTGTGGCATTTAGCTACGATGAAAAACGTACTGCTCTTCACAAAATAGATCTGCATATGAAGCCGGGGCAGACCTTTGCGCTTGTAGGCCATACAGGGTCTGGAAAAACAACCATTGTTAATTTGATCAGTCGTTTTTATGATCCAACAAAAGGCAGGGTATTAGTCGATGGTGATGATTTGCGTAACGTGACGCTCGACAGCTTGCGTTCCCAAGTAAGCATGGTGCTGCAAGATACGTTTATTTTTTCAGGAACGATTATGGAAAATATACGTTTCGGGCACCCGAATGCAATTGATGAAGAAGTAAAAAAAGCAGCTTACCATGTAGGAGCGGACGGGTTTATACGGGCATTGAAGAATGGATATGAAACAGAAGTGGAAGAACGCGGAAATGTTTTATCGGTTGGGGAGAGGCAGCTTATTTCATTTGCAAGAGCTCTGCTGGCTGATCCTCGTATATTAATCTTAGATGAAGCGACCGCATCTATAGATACAGAAACTGAGCAGATCATTCAATCGGCTTTGAAAAAGCTGTTAGAAGGGCGGACAGCAATTATGATTGCCCATCGATTATCTACGATTAGAGAAGCTGATGAGATTGTTGTATTAGATCACGGACGGATTATGGAACAAGGCAGCCACCATGAATTAATGAAGCAAGGCGGGGAATATTACCGGCTTGTTCGTGCTCAGTTTAATGTACTTGATGCTGGTTGA
- a CDS encoding ABC transporter ATP-binding protein, with the protein MNTFKSLKEFYWPDKRLFIWSIFFLIIMTILTMAYPIVLQFAIDEVVLSANWGLLPYLAGGFVVITVLKAAATYIHQYYGDLFGIRAVYRLRSRLYKKLQYLPFRFYDNAKTGDLMSRLTADVEGFRFFLSFGCAQLLNLVLLVTVSFAVMMYYSVPLALVSLAAMPFLAVAVYRFDKKVHPAFKNIRLSFASLTTKVQENVSGMSTVKSLSREDFEMGRFDGRNADYKNKSLYTSTIWAKFFPFMELIGNVCVVVLLGFGGYLVIQGQLQLGQLAASFSLIWYIIGPLINLGFIINTFSQSKASGERIVEVLEEKEDITNTAFSEPVDCLYGEIVFNHVTHTYSGETQKALEDITFHAAPGETIGLIGATGAGKTTITQLISRFYEPDEGEVLIDGRAINQYKLEDLRAHVGFVLQESFIFSSTIHDNIAYGRPDASLEEVIDAAKRAHAHEFIMELQDGYETVLGERGVGLSGGQKQRISIARAILINPAILVLDDATSAVDMETEHRIQAAFQEVMKEKTTFIIAHRISSLKHADQILVLENGKIAERGRHEELLEKEGIYKTIYDIQFQDKETVMQQQV; encoded by the coding sequence TTGAATACGTTTAAGAGTTTAAAAGAATTTTATTGGCCTGATAAAAGATTATTTATTTGGTCAATCTTTTTTTTAATTATTATGACAATTTTAACGATGGCTTACCCAATCGTGCTTCAATTTGCGATTGATGAAGTAGTATTATCTGCAAATTGGGGGCTGCTTCCATACTTAGCAGGAGGTTTTGTCGTTATTACTGTGTTAAAAGCAGCTGCCACTTATATTCATCAGTATTATGGAGATTTATTTGGGATAAGGGCTGTCTATCGATTGCGCAGTCGATTATATAAGAAACTTCAATATTTACCTTTCCGATTTTATGATAATGCTAAAACCGGTGATTTAATGTCACGGCTTACCGCAGATGTAGAAGGTTTTCGCTTTTTTCTTTCTTTTGGATGCGCTCAACTTTTAAATCTTGTTCTCTTGGTGACGGTCAGTTTTGCGGTCATGATGTATTATAGTGTGCCGCTTGCGTTAGTATCGTTGGCAGCAATGCCGTTTTTAGCCGTAGCTGTGTATCGTTTTGACAAAAAAGTCCATCCAGCCTTTAAAAACATTCGGTTATCATTTGCGTCTCTTACCACGAAGGTGCAGGAAAATGTCAGCGGCATGAGCACGGTAAAATCCCTCTCAAGAGAAGATTTTGAAATGGGACGGTTTGATGGAAGAAATGCCGACTATAAAAATAAATCGTTATATACATCTACGATATGGGCAAAATTTTTTCCGTTTATGGAGCTTATCGGTAACGTGTGCGTTGTGGTTTTATTAGGATTTGGCGGCTATCTTGTTATACAGGGACAGCTTCAGCTTGGTCAGCTGGCTGCGTCCTTTAGCTTGATTTGGTATATTATCGGTCCTCTTATAAATCTTGGGTTTATCATTAATACTTTCTCTCAATCGAAAGCTTCTGGAGAAAGGATAGTAGAAGTTTTAGAGGAAAAGGAAGATATTACGAATACAGCCTTTTCTGAACCAGTGGATTGCCTTTATGGAGAGATAGTATTTAATCACGTTACTCACACTTATTCTGGAGAAACACAAAAAGCGCTTGAGGATATTACTTTTCATGCAGCTCCAGGTGAAACGATTGGTTTGATTGGAGCGACAGGGGCTGGGAAAACAACCATTACTCAGTTAATATCAAGGTTTTATGAACCGGACGAGGGAGAGGTATTAATTGATGGTAGAGCAATAAATCAATACAAGCTTGAAGATTTGCGAGCTCATGTTGGATTTGTGCTGCAGGAATCTTTTATATTTTCATCGACCATCCACGACAATATCGCGTATGGAAGACCTGACGCCTCCTTAGAAGAGGTGATTGATGCAGCAAAACGCGCCCATGCTCATGAGTTTATTATGGAGCTTCAAGATGGGTACGAAACGGTATTAGGAGAAAGAGGGGTGGGCCTTTCAGGAGGACAGAAACAAAGAATATCTATTGCCAGAGCTATATTAATTAATCCCGCCATTTTAGTACTTGATGATGCTACAAGTGCTGTTGATATGGAAACGGAACATCGAATTCAAGCGGCATTCCAGGAAGTGATGAAAGAAAAAACGACGTTTATTATCGCACATAGGATTTCGTCCTTGAAGCACGCCGATCAAATTTTAGTACTTGAAAATGGAAAAATTGCAGAAAGAGGAAGACATGAAGAGCTGTTAGAAAAAGAAGGTATTTATAAAACCATTTATGACATTCAGTTTCAAGATAAGGAGACAGTCATGCAGCAGCAGGTTTAA
- the gcvH gene encoding glycine cleavage system protein GcvH translates to MNLPKDFKYSEEHEWVKQEGEKVRIGITDFAQSELGDIVFVELPEEGDEVKADEPFGSVESVKTVSELYAPVSGKVVEVNEELDDSPEFVNESPYEKAWMIVVEPTDQEELDELMSAEEYEEMVSED, encoded by the coding sequence ATGAATTTACCGAAGGACTTTAAGTATTCAGAAGAACATGAATGGGTAAAACAAGAAGGCGAAAAAGTACGAATTGGGATTACTGATTTTGCTCAGTCTGAACTTGGAGACATCGTATTCGTAGAATTGCCAGAAGAAGGCGATGAAGTTAAAGCGGACGAACCGTTTGGCAGTGTGGAATCCGTTAAAACCGTTTCTGAACTTTATGCTCCTGTCAGCGGAAAAGTAGTTGAAGTGAATGAGGAACTGGATGATTCACCGGAATTCGTTAACGAGTCACCATATGAAAAAGCTTGGATGATCGTTGTAGAACCAACAGATCAAGAAGAGTTAGATGAATTAATGTCAGCAGAAGAATATGAAGAAATGGTTAGCGAAGATTAA
- a CDS encoding arsenate reductase family protein, whose translation MAVTYYGYSRCGTCRKAKNWLDEKDIPYNEHDIVQNPPDREQLAYLYNKSGLELKKFFNTSGKKYRELGLKDKVKSADESELLDILASDGMLLKRPIVTDGEKVTVGFKEEQFEEVWNK comes from the coding sequence ATGGCAGTGACGTATTATGGGTATTCTCGCTGCGGAACATGCCGCAAAGCAAAAAATTGGCTTGACGAAAAGGATATCCCTTATAATGAACATGACATTGTCCAAAACCCGCCAGACCGAGAACAACTAGCTTATCTGTACAATAAAAGCGGGCTTGAATTGAAAAAATTTTTTAACACAAGCGGTAAAAAGTATCGGGAGCTCGGTTTGAAAGACAAAGTAAAATCAGCAGATGAATCAGAATTGCTCGACATCCTTGCTTCTGATGGTATGCTGTTAAAAAGACCGATTGTTACAGATGGCGAAAAAGTTACGGTCGGGTTTAAGGAAGAACAATTTGAGGAAGTATGGAATAAGTAA
- a CDS encoding acyl-CoA dehydrogenase family protein: MSSTVDLGLKGGGFLVEEVKPKQVFTPEDFSEEHKMIAKTTEDFVVGEVVPEAEKIENHQFDISRRLLEKAGELGLLGADVPEKYSGLGLDKISSSLITEKFSRAGAFSLSYGAHVGIGSLPIVFFGNEEQKKQYLPALATGEKIAAYALTEPSSGSDALGAKTTAVLNEEGTHYILNGEKQWITNSAFADIFIVYAKIDGEHFTAFIVEREFEGVSTGPEEKKMGIKGSSTRTLLLEDVKVPKENLLGEAGRGHVIAFNILNVGRYKLGVGCVGGAKRAIELASAYANERKQFKTPIGQFRVIQEKLGTMASETYALESSIYRTGGLFEEQLGKLSDEEQEDGGKVATSIAEYAIECSLNKFAGSETLDFAADEAVQIHGGYGFMSEYEVETIYRDSRINRIFEGTNEINRLLVPGTIMRKAMKGDLPLLEKAQRLQEELMMMMPAEPGDAPLEKEKYLLKNAKKVFLMVAGNGAQKYGKSLEEEQELLMNVADIVSDIYSMESAILRTEKAINKNGADKEEMKILLTRVFCQEALNRLEANAKESLVHMEEGDNLRTMLSMLRKLTRHTPTNIVALKRQIAGSVLDAERYVV, translated from the coding sequence ATGAGCAGTACAGTTGATCTTGGTTTAAAAGGCGGAGGATTTTTAGTAGAGGAAGTAAAGCCAAAACAAGTATTTACGCCGGAAGATTTTAGCGAAGAACACAAAATGATTGCAAAAACAACCGAAGACTTTGTCGTGGGCGAGGTCGTTCCAGAGGCGGAAAAAATAGAAAATCATCAATTTGACATTTCACGGCGTCTGTTAGAAAAAGCAGGCGAACTCGGGCTTCTTGGAGCAGACGTTCCCGAAAAGTACAGTGGTCTTGGTCTTGATAAAATCAGCTCCTCGCTTATTACGGAGAAGTTTTCTCGTGCTGGCGCTTTTTCATTAAGTTACGGCGCACATGTCGGTATTGGGTCGCTGCCGATCGTCTTTTTCGGAAACGAAGAACAGAAGAAACAATACTTGCCAGCACTGGCAACGGGGGAGAAAATTGCAGCATACGCGTTAACAGAGCCAAGCTCAGGGTCAGATGCTTTAGGAGCTAAAACTACGGCTGTCTTAAATGAAGAAGGTACTCATTATATTCTAAATGGGGAAAAGCAATGGATTACAAACTCTGCTTTTGCTGACATTTTCATTGTATACGCAAAGATTGACGGGGAGCATTTTACAGCCTTTATCGTTGAACGTGAATTTGAAGGCGTATCAACTGGTCCAGAAGAAAAGAAAATGGGGATTAAAGGGTCGTCTACGCGGACATTGCTTCTAGAGGATGTAAAAGTTCCAAAAGAAAATCTGCTTGGAGAAGCAGGGCGCGGCCATGTGATCGCCTTTAATATTTTAAATGTCGGACGTTATAAGCTTGGGGTAGGCTGTGTCGGCGGGGCGAAACGTGCAATTGAGTTAGCTTCTGCTTATGCAAACGAGAGAAAGCAGTTTAAAACGCCAATCGGTCAATTTAGAGTGATCCAAGAGAAATTAGGAACGATGGCATCTGAAACCTATGCTTTAGAAAGCTCCATTTACCGTACGGGCGGACTTTTTGAAGAGCAGCTCGGCAAGCTCTCTGACGAAGAACAGGAAGACGGCGGAAAAGTAGCTACTTCTATTGCAGAATACGCGATTGAATGTTCTTTAAATAAATTTGCAGGTTCAGAAACTTTAGATTTCGCAGCAGATGAAGCCGTTCAAATTCACGGCGGCTACGGATTTATGTCTGAATATGAAGTAGAAACCATTTATAGAGATTCTCGTATTAATCGTATTTTTGAAGGAACAAACGAAATTAACCGCCTGCTCGTTCCGGGGACGATTATGCGAAAAGCGATGAAAGGTGACCTTCCGCTTCTAGAGAAAGCACAAAGGCTTCAAGAAGAACTGATGATGATGATGCCCGCAGAGCCTGGAGATGCTCCACTGGAAAAAGAAAAATATCTATTAAAAAATGCTAAAAAAGTATTTCTTATGGTGGCTGGAAACGGTGCACAAAAATATGGAAAATCTCTGGAAGAAGAGCAAGAGCTGTTGATGAACGTGGCAGATATCGTAAGCGATATTTATTCGATGGAATCTGCCATTCTGCGAACAGAAAAAGCTATCAATAAAAATGGGGCAGACAAAGAAGAAATGAAAATTTTACTGACTCGTGTTTTCTGTCAAGAAGCACTGAACCGGCTGGAAGCTAATGCAAAAGAGTCGCTTGTGCATATGGAAGAAGGAGATAATCTGCGTACTATGCTCTCTATGCTTCGAAAGCTTACCCGCCACACCCCGACTAACATCGTTGCATTGAAGCGCCAAATTGCCGGCAGCGTACTGGATGCAGAGCGTTATGTCGTTTAA
- a CDS encoding acetyl-CoA C-acetyltransferase → MKEAVIVSGARTPVGKAKRGTLANARPDDYGALTVKETLKRAGDTDPTIVEDVIIGCAMPEAEQGMNLARNISALAGLPHTVPAITINRYCSSGLQSIAYGAERIMLGHSNAIISGGAESMSLIPMGGHVIAPNPTLVDEAPEYYMGMGYTAEQVANEFGVSREDQDAFAAESHRRAAKAMEVGKFDEEIVPVNVTLRSVGDNNKVNEEQVRFTCDEGVRPGTTTETLSQLKPAFHPKGSVTAGNASQMSDGAASVLLMEKEKAQAEGLTPILKFHSFAVAGVRPEVMGIGPVEAIPKAVKIAGLEIEDIGLFELNEAFASQSLQVIRELNLDHDKVNVNGGAIALGHPLGCTGTKLTLSLMNEMKRRNEQFGVVTMCIGGGMGAAGVFELL, encoded by the coding sequence GTGAAAGAAGCGGTTATCGTATCCGGAGCAAGAACACCGGTAGGAAAAGCAAAAAGAGGAACACTCGCAAACGCCAGGCCTGATGATTATGGTGCGCTTACAGTGAAAGAGACATTAAAACGTGCAGGAGATACAGATCCGACGATCGTCGAAGATGTCATTATAGGGTGTGCCATGCCGGAAGCAGAACAAGGAATGAATCTGGCGAGAAATATTTCGGCCCTTGCAGGTCTGCCTCATACCGTACCTGCGATCACCATTAATAGATATTGCTCTTCAGGGTTACAAAGCATTGCGTATGGAGCGGAACGTATAATGCTGGGGCATTCCAATGCAATTATTTCTGGCGGGGCAGAGTCGATGAGTCTTATTCCAATGGGAGGCCATGTTATCGCCCCAAACCCAACGCTTGTAGACGAAGCACCAGAATATTATATGGGAATGGGCTATACGGCTGAACAAGTAGCGAACGAATTCGGTGTTTCTAGAGAAGATCAAGATGCTTTTGCAGCAGAAAGTCATCGGCGGGCTGCCAAAGCAATGGAAGTAGGTAAGTTTGATGAAGAAATTGTCCCTGTAAATGTGACCTTGCGTTCTGTCGGAGATAATAACAAAGTAAACGAAGAGCAGGTGAGATTTACTTGTGATGAAGGGGTGCGCCCGGGAACGACAACAGAGACACTTAGTCAGTTAAAACCTGCTTTTCACCCAAAAGGATCCGTTACGGCCGGAAATGCTTCACAAATGAGTGACGGCGCTGCCTCTGTCTTGTTAATGGAAAAAGAAAAAGCACAAGCGGAAGGACTTACCCCTATTTTAAAATTTCACTCTTTTGCAGTAGCTGGCGTCAGACCCGAAGTGATGGGGATCGGCCCAGTTGAAGCGATACCAAAAGCAGTGAAGATAGCCGGTTTGGAAATAGAGGATATAGGACTATTTGAGTTAAATGAAGCATTTGCGTCGCAATCACTTCAAGTTATAAGAGAATTAAACCTTGACCATGACAAAGTAAATGTGAACGGCGGAGCGATTGCCCTCGGTCACCCGCTTGGATGTACGGGAACAAAACTCACACTCAGTTTGATGAATGAAATGAAAAGAAGAAATGAACAATTTGGCGTAGTAACGATGTGTATTGGCGGAGGAATGGGAGCTGCCGGGGTTTTTGAATTATTGTAA